A stretch of Oikeobacillus pervagus DNA encodes these proteins:
- the argB gene encoding acetylglutamate kinase, with product MKTAVVKCGGSVIGELSDSFFQSMKEMMKNGYRIVFVHGGGPEINSMLEKLHVKSEFKDGLRVTSKEVLDIAELVLAGSTNRKLVRMLQSHGIEAIGINSSDHRILQADFINQDELGYVGDVTSVHQEFIQNLCEQGVLPVLTPIGLGPNHTILNVNADHAASAIAKALQADRFLMVTDVDGVLHKGELLSTLTEKEANSFIKEGVINGGMIPKVTSALNAFSEYVNHVHIVSGKKSFYNAGKWYGTELTKEKVTV from the coding sequence ATGAAAACGGCAGTTGTAAAATGTGGCGGTAGTGTCATTGGCGAACTTTCAGATTCCTTTTTTCAAAGTATGAAAGAAATGATGAAAAATGGTTATCGGATTGTTTTTGTACACGGTGGTGGGCCAGAAATCAACTCGATGCTTGAAAAGCTTCATGTAAAAAGCGAGTTTAAAGACGGATTACGAGTAACGAGTAAAGAGGTTCTTGATATTGCTGAACTTGTTCTTGCAGGAAGTACAAACCGTAAACTCGTGCGAATGCTTCAATCACATGGAATTGAAGCTATTGGCATCAATTCTAGTGACCATCGAATATTGCAAGCAGATTTTATCAATCAAGACGAGTTAGGTTATGTGGGCGATGTTACCTCTGTTCACCAAGAATTTATTCAAAATCTATGTGAGCAAGGTGTTCTCCCCGTGTTAACACCGATCGGGTTAGGCCCAAATCATACAATTTTAAATGTGAATGCAGACCATGCTGCTAGTGCCATTGCCAAGGCATTGCAAGCAGATCGATTCTTAATGGTCACCGATGTAGATGGTGTTCTTCACAAGGGAGAACTCCTTTCAACTTTAACCGAAAAAGAAGCAAATTCCTTCATAAAAGAAGGAGTAATAAATGGTGGCATGATCCCTAAAGTGACATCCGCCTTAAATGCATTTTCTGAATATGTAAATCATGTCCATATTGTTTCTGGAAAAAAATCTTTTTACAATGCTGGAAAATGGTATGGAACAGAATTAACGAAAGAGAAGGTGACAGTATGA
- the argJ gene encoding bifunctional glutamate N-acetyltransferase/amino-acid acetyltransferase ArgJ encodes MQAVKEENQEISEVKNGSVVTPKGFRAAGAHAGLRYSKNDIGVIFSDIPANSAAVYTTNRFQAAPITVTKDSLEKEQKLQAIFVNSACANACTGKRGLADAYQTRSWVAEKFNIPEHFIAVSSTGVIGEYLQMDKIQKGISLLDPKATSESSEEFAKAILTTDLVTKRSCFKTVIDGKEVVVGGVAKGSGMIEPNMATMLAFVTTDANISSEHLHTALKEVTNHTFNQITVDGDTSTNDTVVVMANGLANNAPLSPSHPEWKKFIALLQSVCANLAKKIARDGEGATKLIEVQVLGATNDEEARAIAKTIVGSNLVKTAVFGADANWGRVICAVGYSNAKIDPEKIDIAVGPYPIMIHSEVVPYSEKEVTDYLKSELTKFTVNLNIGEGHGMAWGCDLTYDYVKINASYRT; translated from the coding sequence ATGCAAGCTGTGAAGGAAGAAAATCAAGAAATATCTGAAGTGAAGAATGGGTCTGTTGTGACACCAAAAGGATTCAGAGCAGCAGGAGCTCATGCTGGATTACGCTATTCAAAAAATGATATTGGGGTCATCTTTAGCGATATTCCTGCAAATAGTGCAGCCGTTTATACGACAAATCGTTTTCAAGCCGCTCCCATAACCGTGACGAAAGATAGTTTGGAAAAGGAGCAAAAGCTTCAAGCGATTTTTGTAAATAGTGCCTGTGCCAATGCATGTACTGGAAAACGCGGTCTCGCTGATGCCTATCAAACCCGTTCATGGGTGGCAGAAAAATTCAACATCCCAGAACATTTCATCGCGGTATCGTCAACAGGTGTCATCGGTGAATATTTGCAAATGGATAAAATTCAAAAGGGGATTTCCTTACTAGATCCGAAAGCAACATCGGAAAGTTCCGAGGAATTTGCAAAAGCAATCCTTACAACAGATTTGGTGACAAAACGTAGTTGCTTTAAAACAGTCATTGATGGAAAAGAGGTTGTTGTAGGTGGCGTTGCCAAAGGATCAGGGATGATTGAACCGAATATGGCGACAATGTTAGCATTCGTAACGACAGATGCCAATATCTCTTCAGAACATCTTCACACTGCATTGAAAGAAGTGACAAATCATACCTTCAACCAAATTACAGTGGATGGAGATACATCAACGAATGACACGGTAGTCGTTATGGCGAACGGGTTAGCAAATAACGCACCCCTTTCCCCTTCTCATCCGGAATGGAAGAAGTTTATTGCTCTACTTCAATCCGTTTGCGCTAATCTTGCAAAGAAAATTGCACGTGACGGAGAAGGCGCTACGAAATTAATTGAAGTGCAAGTGCTCGGAGCTACGAACGATGAAGAAGCCCGTGCGATTGCCAAAACGATCGTTGGATCCAATCTTGTAAAAACAGCGGTATTCGGTGCAGATGCCAACTGGGGAAGAGTGATTTGTGCTGTTGGATATAGTAATGCGAAGATTGACCCAGAAAAAATTGATATCGCAGTCGGACCTTATCCAATCATGATCCATTCTGAAGTAGTCCCCTACTCTGAAAAAGAGGTCACGGATTATTTAAAAAGTGAGTTAACAAAATTCACCGTGAATTTAAATATTGGAGAAGGACATGGAATGGCTTGGGGCTGTGATTTAACATATGATTATGTCAAAATCAATGCTAGTTATCGCACATAA
- a CDS encoding acetylornithine transaminase, which produces MSHLFPTYARWNVTPAKAEGSWLTDQSGDVYLDFTSGIGVSNLGHIPKQVKKAVDKQLQAFWHTSNLFQSPLQEETAKILAEASHLDLVFFCNSGAEANEAAIKLARKSTGRSKIITFLKSFHGRTYATMAATGQEKVKLGFGPMLETFEYVPYNDIEAVKEALDDNTAAVMLEVIQGEGGVNEGNADFLQEVEKLCHENGSLFVIDEIQTGIGRTGKPFAFQHYDLHPDIVSSAKGIANGFPLGAVIGKKELAETFSPGSHGSTFGGNPVALSAAKATLNTIFEDSFLNEVQQKGELLTSLLKEQLSGVEIVKGVKGKGLMIGIELSEEATPYVTAAREEKLLILSAGTNVIRLLPPLTVSEEEISQAVKIIASVLTAKVQIS; this is translated from the coding sequence ATGAGCCATTTATTCCCCACTTACGCACGTTGGAATGTGACCCCTGCAAAAGCAGAAGGGTCTTGGCTAACCGATCAATCAGGGGATGTCTACTTAGATTTTACTTCAGGGATTGGCGTATCCAATCTTGGGCATATTCCGAAGCAAGTAAAAAAAGCAGTCGATAAACAACTCCAAGCATTTTGGCACACATCTAATTTATTCCAGAGTCCTCTTCAAGAAGAAACAGCCAAAATTTTAGCAGAGGCCTCTCATCTTGATCTTGTCTTTTTCTGTAATAGTGGTGCCGAAGCGAATGAAGCAGCGATTAAATTAGCAAGGAAATCGACAGGGAGATCAAAAATCATTACATTTTTGAAATCCTTCCATGGTCGAACATATGCAACAATGGCTGCTACAGGGCAAGAAAAAGTGAAGCTCGGTTTCGGTCCCATGCTTGAAACATTTGAATATGTCCCTTATAACGATATCGAAGCTGTTAAAGAAGCCCTTGATGACAATACAGCTGCCGTCATGTTAGAAGTGATTCAAGGAGAAGGTGGCGTAAATGAAGGGAACGCAGACTTTCTACAAGAGGTTGAAAAGCTTTGCCATGAGAATGGTTCGCTTTTTGTTATTGACGAAATTCAAACTGGAATTGGGCGTACTGGAAAACCATTTGCCTTCCAACATTATGACCTACACCCAGATATCGTTTCAAGTGCCAAAGGAATTGCAAACGGATTTCCTTTAGGTGCCGTTATTGGAAAAAAAGAGTTGGCTGAAACCTTCTCCCCTGGCTCCCATGGTTCTACTTTTGGAGGCAATCCTGTCGCTTTATCCGCAGCAAAAGCGACGCTTAACACTATTTTTGAAGACAGTTTTTTAAACGAGGTCCAACAAAAGGGGGAACTTCTAACCTCTCTTTTAAAAGAGCAGTTATCAGGAGTTGAAATCGTCAAAGGAGTAAAGGGAAAGGGCTTAATGATTGGAATAGAATTAAGTGAAGAAGCCACACCATATGTAACCGCTGCAAGAGAGGAAAAACTACTGATCTTGTCAGCCGGTACAAATGTTATCCGTCTCCTTCCACCTTTGACCGTATCAGAAGAAGAGATTTCACAAGCTGTAAAAATAATAGCCAGTGTCTTAACAGCCAAAGTACAAATATCATAA